From Carya illinoinensis cultivar Pawnee chromosome 5, C.illinoinensisPawnee_v1, whole genome shotgun sequence, one genomic window encodes:
- the LOC122309314 gene encoding phosphatidylinositol 4-phosphate 5-kinase 1 has protein sequence MFGGFPPLLYTHKLKGVCERERSQEKRGKFWGEKLPGNTPRSSESSLPGWRNRVKSGNAVKSSYIGLNRGKRESLACMNHPKMREAALFCDELNDIVSSSKKKKSEEEKLGKDTQKPLQLVGVARCRSQAASRRVTPTTLTTSPTSSAGVASPSTVEKALPNGDLYKGSFTGSAPHGSGKYLWTDGCMYEGEWRRGKASGKGRFSWPSGATYEGDFKSGRMEGFGTFIGADGDSYRGSWSSDRKHGYGQKRYANGDYYEGYWKRNVQDGQGRYVWKNGNEYVGEWKNGVISGRGILIWANGNRYDGEWDNGVPKGNGVFTWPDGSCYVGSWNKDLKIQLPNGTFYPGNGKEQCFKSAIGNCAFLDDDNLMITMRKRSSVDGARGSLTERSFPRICIWESDGEAGDITCDIVDNVEASMFYRNGTGLDRDGIRPFPRRPCCFTGEAKKPGQTISKGHKNYDLMLNLQLGIRYSVGKHASLLHELKCTDFDPKEKYWTRFPPEGSKITPPHQSTEFRWKDYCPMVFRHLRELFQVDPADYMMAICGNDALRELSSPGKSGSFFYLTQDDRFMIKTVKKSEVKVLLRMLPSYYQHVYRYDNSLVTKFFGVHCVKPIGGQKTRFIVMGNLFCSEYRIHRRFDLKGSSHGRTTDMPEGEIDETTTLKDLDLNFVFRLQRSWYQELVKQIDRDCEFLEAEGIMDYSLLVGLHFRDDNTCEKMGLSPFVLRTGKKDSYQNEKFMRGCRFLEAELQNMDRILAGRKPLIRLGANMPARAERMARRSDFDQYTPGGISRLTPSRSGESCEVVLYFGIIDILQGYDISKKIEHAYKSFQVDPTSISAVDPKLYSRRFRDFIGRIFIEDR, from the exons ATGTTTGGAGGATTTCCACCTCTTCTCTATACGCACAAACTAAAGGGAGtttgcgagagagagagatcacagGAAAAAAGGGGAAAGTTCTGGGGAGAGAAACTACCGGGAAATACTCCACGCTCCAGCGAGTCTTCCCTTCCTGGATGGAGAAACAGAGTGAAATCCGGTAATGCTGTAAAAAGTTCGTATATAGGTCTTAATAGAGGTAAGCGAGAGAGCTTGGCTTGTATGAATCACCCAAAAATGCGTGAAGCGGCACTATTCTGTGACGAGCTTAACGACATCGTTTCCAGCagcaagaagaagaaatcaGAGGAGGAGAAGCTAGGGAAGGATACCCAAAAACCGCTTCAGCTAGTCGGAGTAGCCCGTTGCAGATCCCAAGCCGCTTCGCGGAGAGTGACGCCGACCACCTTGACGACCTCGCCTACCTCGAGCGCCGGAGTCGCGTCCCCGTCGACCGTCGAGAAGGCCTTACCAAACGGCGATCTCTACAAGGGTAGCTTTACGGGGAGTGCGCCGCACGGATCGGGGAAGTACCTGTGGACCGACGGGTGCATGTACGAGGGGGAGTGGCGGAGAGGGAAAGCCTCGGGGAAAGGAAGATTCTCGTGGCCCTCTGGCGCCACCTACGAGGGCGACTTCAAGTCGGGTAGGATGGAGGGGTTCGGGACCTTTATCGGGGCTGACGGCGACTCCTACCGAGGGTCCTGGAGCTCTGATCGGAAGCACGGTTATGGCCAGAAGCGCTACGCCAACGGCGACTACTACGAGGGCTACTGGAAGCGTAACGTACAAGACGGGCAAGGTCGGTACGTATGGAAGAACGGGAACGAATACGTGGGCGAATGGAAGAACGGCGTGATTTCTGGCCGGGGAATCCTGATTTGGGCCAACGGGAACCGTTACGACGGCGAATGGGACAACGGCGTTCCCAAGGGGAACGGGGTTTTCACTTGGCCGGATGGCAGCTGCTATGTCGGTAGCTGGAACAAAGACCTTAAGATTCAGCTACCGAATGGGACGTTCTATCCGGGAAATGGCAAAGAGCAATGCTTCAAAAGCGCCATTGGCAATTGCGCTTTTCTTGATGATGATAATTTGATGATAACGATGCGGAAGAGGTCATCCGTGGACGGCGCAAGAGGAAGCTTGACAGAGCGGAGTTTTCCAAGGATTTGTATATGGGAATCAGATGGAGAAGCCGGGGATATCACCTGCGATATAGTCGACAATGTGGAGGCCTCCATGTTTTATCGGAACGGGACGGGGTTAGATCGGGACGGGATTCGACCGTTTCCGCGGAGGCCGTGCTGTTTCACAGGCGAGGCCAAAAAGCCTGGGCAGACAATATCAAAGGGGCATAAGAATTACGATTTGATGCTTAATCTTCAATTGGGAATTAG GTATTCTGTTGGAAAGCACGCGTCTTTGTTGCATGAGCTTAAGTGTACTGATTTCGATCCCAAGGAGAAGTATTGGACTAGGTTTCCACCCGAAGGATCGAAGATTACGCCTCCCCATCAGTCGACAGAGTTCCGGTGGAAAGATTACTGCCCCATGGTGTTTAG ACATTTGAGAGAGTTATTCCAAGTAGATCCTGCTGACTACATGATGGCTATTTGTGGGAATGATGCCCTCCGAGAGCTTTCTTCACCGGGGAAGAGCGGAAGCTTCTTTTACCTTACCCAGGATGATAGATTTATGATAAAAACAGTGAAGAAATCAGAAGTCAAG GTGCTTCTTAGGATGCTTCCAAGTTACTACCAACATGTTTATCGGTATGACAATTCCCTGGTGACAAAATTCTTTGGGGTGCATTGTGTCAAACCAATTGGTGGCCAGAAG ACTCGGTTCATCGTGATGGGCAATTTATTCTGCTCAGAGTATCGTATACATAGACGATTTGACCTTAAGGGATCCTCTCATGGCCGCACAACAGATATGCCAGAGGGTGAGATTGATGAAACCACAACCCTCAAGGACCTTGATCTTAATTTTGTCTTTCGCCTCCAGCGAAGTTGGTACCAAGAGCTCGTCAA ACAAATCGATCGTGATTGTGAGTTCTTGGAGGCGGAGGGAATCATGGACTACAGTCTTTTGGTTGGTCTTCACTTCCGCGATGACaatacatgtgaaaaaatgggGTTATCACCGTTTGTATTGCGCACTG GCAAAAAGGATTCATATCAGAATGAAAAGTTTATGCGAGGATGCCGCTTTCTGGAAGCAGAGCTACAGAACATGGATCGAATTTTAGCTGGCCG AAAGCCCTTGATCAGGTTAGGAGCAAATATGCCTGCAAGAGCAGAGCGGATGGCCAGGAGGAGTGACTTCGATCAGTATACTCCTGGTGGAATCAGCCGGTTGACCCCTTCACGCAGTGGTGAGAGCTGTGAAGTAGTCCTTTATTTTGGGATCATTGACATTTTACAGGGCTATGATATCAGCAAGAAGATTGAGCATGCCTACAAATCTTTTCAAGTCGACCCAACTTCGATTTCAGCTGTTGATCCAAAGCTCTACTCAAGGAGATTTCGGGATTTCATAGGGAGAATCTTTATAGAAGACAGGTAG